A region of the Drosophila ananassae strain 14024-0371.13 chromosome XL, ASM1763931v2, whole genome shotgun sequence genome:
CTAAGTATCCTTAACTATTAAAACAGTATCTCGTGTCTAGAACATTTCTTGTCTATTTATATTCTCGGCTAGGTTGCTGGTTACAGGTTGATGGGGGCCTAGCACTAAGCTTTGTACAACTAAAATTTAACTACAGAACACAACTTAAACATTTAGAATTCGCTTTTGGAGTAAAATTTACACGGTTCTTGCCAACAGAAATGAGACTCTAAGCTGCTATCTccatttatgtatatataactGGGTTTTGGTTAACGTTAGGTGTCTGCGAGGCGGGTGCCGGCGGGCCGGGGCGGATCTGCTCCGCCTCCGTCACCGTCGTCGGTGCTTACATGCTGAACGATTCGCCGCATCCGCAGGTGCCCTTGATGTTCGGATTGTTGAAGACGAACTCGCTGGACAGCTTCGATTCCACAAAGTCCATCTCGGTGCCTGGAACATTCTTGTTACATAATGGCAATGGCTTTGAAAGATTACTTTAGTCTCACCTAGAAGCGACAGTTGAGCCTTCTTGTCGATGAACACCTTAACACCGTCCTGGACCACCTCCTCGTCCAGCTTATCTGCTGGCGGATGTAAATGAAATAAAGGGAAACCTAAGTACTCGAATACCTGGCCTCCATAACCGTTTGGCTTACCTTTCTGGCTGGCATAGTCCAGTGTGTAGGAGAGTCCATTGCATCCCCGTTGCCGCACACCCACTTTGAGGCCAACCTGCCGGAGAGAGAGGAACTTGGATTAGATGGAAGAGACAGGGTATCCCTAGGCCGGGGGCCACCGTACCATGTCGGGCTTGTCCTGGAGCAGGGTCTTGATGCGCTGCACCGCCGCGGGTGTCTGGAAAGCGGTGGAAACACAAACGTAAACAACAAGGGGTAAATATCAATAGTAACATCTGATCGGGGCTGAAGGGACTGTTACTTCATCGACACGCGCCGATTTCACCACGAACTATATCCCTTTGCGATTCTTACCAGGGTCAGAGCTGCACGTGTTGGGATCAGTTTGCGCCCCTTGACAGCGCGCACCGTCGCCGTTGCCACCACTCGAGTCGCCATCGCCCCTTTCGATCGCTTTATGTAATTTGTTTTGCT
Encoded here:
- the LOC6504595 gene encoding iron-sulfur cluster assembly 1 homolog, mitochondrial isoform X2; translated protein: MATRVVATATVRAVKGRKLIPTRAALTLTPAAVQRIKTLLQDKPDMVGLKVGVRQRGCNGLSYTLDYASQKDKLDEEVVQDGVKVFIDKKAQLSLLGTEMDFVESKLSSEFVFNNPNIKGTCGCGESFSM
- the LOC6504595 gene encoding iron-sulfur cluster assembly 1 homolog, mitochondrial isoform X1; this encodes MATRVVATATVRAVKGRKLIPTRAALTLTPAAVQRIKTLLQDKPDMVGLKVGVRQRGCNGLSYTLDYASQKADKLDEEVVQDGVKVFIDKKAQLSLLGTEMDFVESKLSSEFVFNNPNIKGTCGCGESFSM